The Apostichopus japonicus isolate 1M-3 chromosome 6, ASM3797524v1, whole genome shotgun sequence genome contains a region encoding:
- the LOC139968990 gene encoding nuclear factor NF-kappa-B p105 subunit-like produces MMEPDHVLDDIWQQIGVPEVGLTPVEAEPELKITEQPKTKGFRFRYNCEGLSHGGLPGEHNQKGKRTYPSVEIYNYVGEARIVVSLVTDEPEPKPHAHSLVGRNCNNGICTVQVGPADMTACFQNLMIQHATRRDAIPILQRRILEHQQIRSMILGSNAEPQMSVAEAEERAKLMAKDMDLSKVKLCFQAYLKDISGRFTRALPPILSNVVYDSHSPNSTALKICRMDRSSGSTLGGEEVYLLCDKVQKEDIEVRFFEMNSAGEVVWEGFGDFGPTDVHRQYAIVFKTPPFRDNNIQQSIGVQVQLRRKSDHEVSDPKPFKYHSPIKDKERISRKRVKRCYPIATDEDLLRELIDAGNKFDPAMNPFGLQPTNRNEIKPMVLGNGVSNTQQPSPGDAKTSYMPVVTQSNMSSGIAAQLPQQQQVNLQQSQQLLAQQQHPSPQTQGQPTLGGPHSHLSEHPKTQQMLLLESRYRQQQRMQQQRLPGSCDQQQQQHSGHPQQQILSAVQQNVQVTQHQQNPQIIHQLQQTVQIQRQQRAVAQQDGNYPFQPQQKLHGGQQNGFQATPRKICSGLQRRGVSKVLVKTEPLNCRELKENLPEMDMDVSDLSKDRGLGLDFPTDVRSDAFQLNLPANIEADACVDRHPSKMALENEARESLRRTMEWQKDFGLDINIDDGQEKEINGSLPFEGDKDMSEFVEKTIQFDPNTDYEQGIIELAEQLSEALLMYSQTGDTRALLQAQKHLLSIEDDNGDTPLHLAVIHGQPEALQAILSVVITIKGQNMVNHKNKLDQTPLHLAVITKSLDMVNFLLDCGSDPNILDQNGFNSLHLAVDGRFHIGIESLISSLPGNQGRSTIPADQDALNLDGYAALHMAVEKKDLTAVQKLIKSGANKDIPDGKSGRAPLHCAVLAEDFTMLSYLVADAKVNIHAEDFAGNTPLHIASAHNLRAVAALLIAAGANPESRNGDIQNESDDSDTSDNYEDSEDYYDFDEEEEDGDRLGSSALDYAKSDQMRRILLGESYIPFMSPSFETRSESSAEMLKAPFQLESSKPSFRSSPINSSTDSGVHSEERFKRDSLQGRSIGHRGGDISSVPEKVKSSLVKALDSRHPTANDWRAFASHLGMGNMVNHLRGFDSPSKVLLDQYELMDGTLAELRQVALGIERKDIVDILNNALNEINAN; encoded by the exons ATTTACAACTATGTAGGGGAAGCACGCATAGTCGTGTCTCTCGTCACCGACGAGCCGGAGCCAAAGCCGCACGCGCACTCATTAGTCGGAAGAAATTGCAATAACGGCATCTGTACAGTTCAAGTCGGTCCTGCTGATATGACTGCTTG TTTTCAGAATTTAATGATCCAGCATGCCACAAGGAGAGATGCAATCCCAATCTTGCAGAGAAGAATTCTCGAGCACCAACAGATCCGCAGCATGATATTAGGATCGAATGCGGAACCCCAGATGTCTGTCGCCGAAGCAGAAGAGAGAGCTAAACTGATGGCCAAGGACATGGACTTGTCTAAAGTTAAACTGTGTTTCCAAGCCTACCTGAAAGACATCTCTGGGAGATTCACCCGCGCCCTCCCACCTATCCTCTCCAATGTGGTTTATGATAGTC actCTCCAAATTCTACTGCTCTTAAGATTTGTCGAATGGATCGAAGCTCTGGGAGCACACTGGGTGGAGAAGAAGTCTACTTGCTCTGTGATAAAGTGCAGAAGGAAGACATCGAGGTCAGATTCTTTGAGATGAACTCGGCTGGTGAGGTAGTCTGGGAAGGCTTTGGCGACTTTGGCCCCACCGACGTTCATCGGCAG TATGCTATAGTCTTCAAGACACCTCCATTTAGGGATAACAACATCCAGCAGTCGATAGGGGTACAGGTTCAACTGAGACGTAAATCGGATCATGAAGTCAGCGATCCAAAGCCATTCAAGTATCATTCACCAATAAAAG ATAAAGAAAGAATATCTCGTAAGAGGGTGAAACGCTGTTATCCGATTGCTACCGATGAAGACCTTCTTAGAGAATTGATCGATGCAG GTAATAAATTTGACCCTGCTATGAACCCGTTTGGTCTCCAACCAACCAACCGAAATGAAATAAAACCGATGGTTCTCGGAAACGGTGTCAGTAACACTCAACAGCCGTCGCCAGGAGATGCAAAGACGTCCTACATGCCAGTCGTCACTCAATCAAACATGAGCAGTGGCATAGCAGCCCAACTGCCGCAGCAGCAACAAGTCAACTTACAACAAAGCCAGCAGCTCTTAGCTCAGCAACAACACCCGTCGCCCCAGACGCAGGGCCAGCCAACGTTAGGGGGCCCACATTCCCATTTATCAGAGCATCCAAAAACTCAACAAATGTTACTTTTGGAGAGCAGGTATCGTCAGCAGCAGCGCATGCAGCAACAGAGGTTACCAGGGAGTTGcgatcaacaacaacaacaacattcagGTCATCCACAACAACAAATACTCTCAGCAGTTCAACAGAATGTGCAAGTGACTCAACATCAACAGAATCCACAGATCATACATCAGTTGCAGCAAACTGTCCAGATTCAGAGACAACAAAGGGCTGTTGCCCAACAGGATGGAAACTACCCTTTCCAACCACAGCAGAAATTACATGGCGGTCAACAAAATG GTTTCCAAGCCACGCCACGTAAAATTTGTTCTGGACTTCAGCGTAGAGGAGTCAGTAAAGTTCTGGTAAAAACCGAACCGTTAAACTGCAGAG AATTGAAGGAGAATTTGCCGGAGATGGATATGGACGTCTCAGATCTGAGTAAGGATAGAGGACTCGGTCTCGACTTCCCAACGGATGTAAGGAGTGATGCTTTTCAGTTGAACCTTCCTGCCAACATCGAAGCAGATGCTTGTGTTGACAGACACCCATCAAAGATGGCACTGGAGAATGAGGCGAGGGAGTCTCTGCGACGAACCATGGAATGGCAGAAGGACTTCGGGTTGGATATCAATATTGATGACGGCCAGGAGAAAGAGATTAACGGAAGTCTTCCGTTTGAAGGGGACAAGGATATGTCTGAGTTTGTAGAGAAAACCATACAGTTTG ATCCTAACACTGACTATGAGCAAGGTATCATTGAGTTAGCAGAGCAGTTATCAGAGGCCCTGTTGATGTATTCACAGACCGGAGATACAAGAGCTCTCCTGCAGGCACAGAAACATCTCTTATCCATTGAAGATGACAATGGAGACAC GCCACTTCACCTGGCAGTGATTCATGGACAGCCTGAAGCTTTGCAAGCCATACTGAGTGTGGTCATCACAATTAAAGGTCAAAACATGGTCAACCATAAAAATAAATTAGACCAG ACACCACTTCACCTAGCCGTGATCACAAAATCACTGGATATGGTTAATTTCCTACTTGACTGCGGCTCAGATCCTAACATACTGGACCAGAATGGATTCAACAGCCTACACTTAGCAGTCGATGGACGCTTCCATATTGGGATTGAGTCTCTTATTTCTAGCTTGCCAGGAAATCAGGGCAGATCAACCATACCTGCAGACCAGGATGCACTTAATCTTGACG GTTATGCAGCTTTACATATGGCAGTTGAAAAGAAAGACCTCACTGCTGTGCAAAAACTTATCAAGAGTGGAGCCAACAAAGATATTCCC GATGGTAAAAGTGGACGTGCTCCTCTTCATTGTGCTGTCTTGGCCGAAGATTTCACAATGCTCAGTTATCTCGTTGCCGACGCCAAAGTCAACATCCATGCGGAAGATTTTGCGGGGAACACACCGCTTCACATTGCCAGCGCTCACAACTTGAGGGCAGTAGCCGCACTCCTGATCGCTGCAGGAGCTAACCCAGAGTCCAGGAATGGTGACATCCAAAACGAGTCTGATGACTCGGACACCTCTGACAATTACGAAGACTCAGAAGATTATTACGATTTTGACGAGGAGGAGGAAGATGGTGATCGGTTAGGGTCATCTGCTTTGGACTACGCTAAGAGTGACCAG ATGAGGCGAATTCTGCTCGGTGAAAGCTACATCCCTTTCATGTCACCGTCATTTGAAACTAGATCAGAGAGTTCAGCAGAAATGCTGAAAGCACCTTTCCAACTTGAAAGCAGCAAGCCTAGCTTTAGGTCCTCACCTATAAATAGCAGCACCGACAGTGGGGTGCACTCTGAAGAAAGATTCAAAAGGGATTCTCTTCAAGGGAGGAGTATCGGACACAGAG GTGGCGACATTTCTTCTGTACCGGAAAAAGTCAAAAGCTCTCTGGTGAAGGCATTAGACAGCCGTCATCCTACTGCCAACGATTGGAGGGCTTTTGCAAGTCACCTAGGGATGGGGAACATGGTGAATCACTTGAGAGGATTTGACAGTCCTTCAAAGGTGTTACTGGATCAGTATGAG TTGATGGACGGTACTCTCGCAGAATTACGTCAAGTGGCTCTTGGGATCGAAAGGAAAGACATCGTAGACATTTTAAATAATGCGCTCAATGAAATCAATGCCAACTGA